The region GCGATGGGACACAGAGCATAGGGGACACCCCCCGTGGGGACACTCACAGGAGTTCTTCTTGAAGACTGTGCTGCTCATAAACCTGAAAAATCTGTCTGCGTAGAAATTAGGTCGGTGGACCGAGACAGTGTCCTATAGagggacaaaaaaaatgtaattaaatgaaatataaaagccCTGGTTTTCAAAAGCCATTCAGGAATAACATATTGTACTGCTTGTCGTCATCAGCGCCTTTGTATAAATACCCTTACACTGAAAAGCCAAGGGATCCAGGCAGTGTGTAGTAGGGACCATCCATCCCCGCACACCCAACCCCTCCAAGACCCATCAGTTAGGTCACTGCGACTTCGCTCTGCTCAGACACCATCGCTTTAAGCTCAGAGCCATTTCCCATTGGCTCCTGTGGGTGGTAATGTGGCTCTGGCACTTAGGACTCAAAACGTGGCCATTTCCTGTTTGGCAGAGGAACTGGCCCCTTGAGCACAGCCCGTAGCCCCCAGCAGCTCCAGGGACGGGTTGACCCTGCTCTCCGAGATGCATGCTGCTTCGCATGAAAGTTTCtgcttaataaaaatgtaactcaaTGGTTCCTGCCTAAATAGCATAACAAGGATCCCAGAGTCAGGCAGGAAGACCCTCTAAGAGCCGAGACGCAGGGCCTCTCTTCAAATCGAGAAGGTCGCTTCCCGGGTCATGCTCCTCTCTCTGAGCAGGAGCGGCAGACGTCATTCCGCGGCAGGTCATTAAAGACCGGCGGTCGAGCACCTCCCTGTGACATCAGGCCGCTGGAGGCCCAGCCGCAGTTAGCAGAGGTCTGTGTGACGCGGCGGCAGAAATGCCTAGTCAGTCACGGTCCGGGCGACTGTAACGCGAGAGGGAGATGAGGCTCATGGCCCCAGAGGTGCAGGGTGAGATTACTCTAAGGGGATCCCCGAAACGAGCCAAGGCAAGCAGTCATGACATAAAGACTCACCCCATCGTGAACGAGAGCTTTCCATGTGTGCTCCAACTTCTTTATCAGTCTTCGAGACGGATGgacggagagagagacagaaagataAATACAAAGGTTTCTTAGAAGCTGAACAAATTCATCAGCCAAAGCAGAAAGTTCCTCCATTAGAGGTCGTCACCTGTATGACTGCAAGATGTCGATGATTCCAATGAAGAGCAGGAGTCGCTCCCCCTTGCCGTTGACCGCTGGGATGCCGCCCATCCTGGAGGGACACAGCAAACACCAAGACGCTGCGTGAGCTTGGGACCCTCAGGGGGCCGAGCTGCCATGCGTCAAGTACCGTACCGTCCTCAACGTCTCGTGTGACATTTGATCGTGAGCCGATCCAAGATCCACGAGACCCTCCCGCAAATATCACTCTATTTCAATGCAATCAACATGAGGTTCCCTTCATACATCATCGTCCATGGCTTTTTATTCAGTGCAGGGCTCAGCCTGAAGCCAACCCCAGGTTACAGAgcgcaggggacaccctggatggcatTTTAAGAGATGCCAGAACATTTTCCACAAGGTTTTGGACTGTAGAAGTAACCTAGAGGACAGGAGGAAATTCAAACGAAGGAGTAAACCTCACAGCCACCGgcacgggattcaaacctgtAATTTGGGTTAAGTGTGAGGCGATAGTCACCATAAAAATGACATAATCAGTGAAGTGATACGGCGAGGTCACACTGCAGGGTGCCCGGCAGAGAGGCGGAGACCCACGTGTTGTCTGTGTCCACGGACTCCCCACAGGACGCGCCCCCTTGGATGGACTCGATGGCGGTGGAGTACAGGGCCTTCTGGGTGATGGGCCGCTTCTCGTCGCCGACGTCCTGCGAGCCACCGCCCTCCGGCTCACGCTCCGCAAGATCCATGTTGTGCACCCCCAGCAGAAGGCTGTAGTCCATGATCTTGAAGCTCTCGAGGACCTGGACCATGAGGAACAGCAAGGTACCCTAATTACCTGAATGTCAGTGTGAACTGCACCACCCGACACATCACTGGCTGTCTGGACATAGACCCTGTAGGGCACTGCTTCTAAACTGGTATAAGCTGGTATAATCAACCCACGAGTGCTGCCAGTTACATTCTCCAACCAGCAAAGGGATCCAGTAACTAGGTGACCCATGGACTAGGTGACCCAGTACAAACTCTTAGgacgcttttccactgcaccagttaCCACAGGTACATGTGGTGTTCTGAATGTTGGTATCCCAGTCTCTATTCCACTCCGTAATGGTGGACCCACCAGCAGATCGCTGCTTGTTTAACCAGAACAGTCATGAGGTGTTACCCAAAGACCAAGTTTTTGAACATTCACCaggataataaagtgcatttctGAAGTTGATTTTGCATTTTGGGTAATAAATATTTGGATATCtatagagcaaaaaaaaaaaaaaaaaaaaaagagttataAATAAATTTCTCAGAAACCTGTCCCTGAGTGATTTAAACTGCAAAGATGATGATTAGAAAATGATTAGAAATCCCACAGAGTGCATGGAAGAACAGCAGTTAAACTTTACTCATTTTTTAACAATCACTAAATTTGCAATGCCTGCTAAGCTCCGATAACAAAGTGCAAATGTTTAGTGAAAACTTACACCTCctcttatgtccatatatgaaaaagcctgatcaCAAACAAGCTGGCTATTGCGGTCCTTGCAATGTGAGAATTGTATGTACATAACATGTGATGTTTGGTATTAATATTACAGTTCTTCCATCCCTATAATATACTATAACCAAATTCAAATTCGCTACAAAATACCTTGGGTcatgttgtgatgtcattcagcaccggtaccagtttttaccgcagtggaaaagcaccaaaaGTATGGAACCGgggccagtggaaaagcaccgtaAGTGCAACATATCAGAGCCTCTAGTACTGCCAAGTGAATCCATTTCAAAGGAACAATCAATGGGTGCAGAGAGCCAACAAGGGGCAGGAGAAGGTGGAGCTCAACTGAAGGGAAAGTCCATCTGTATCAGCGACTGGACTCAGACCCGCAGCCCAGGCCCTATGAGACTCCAGAGCTGTGTACTGATCCATAAACCCACCATATGACAAAGACATGCTGACAGCCATCAGCTTTTCTTAAGCAGGAGGCCATTTCAGGTTAAGTACCATCCCACAGCAGAGCTCCTCCAGGAACCTTCATCAGCAGCCTGGAGGCTCCAGGTGCAGCTCCGAATATCAGCCCATGCTGGGCAGTGACGGcccccacatcccccccccgcacccccgccCGCAACCCACGCACCAGGCAGTCTCTCTGCAGGGTCTTGACCAGCGCCCCGTAGGTGTCCACGTCCAGCATCAGGCCGTCCGGCAAGTCCTGCATGAAGTCCAGGTCCTTGAAGGTGGGCCTGGCCTTCTCGCGCTCCTTCTTGGAGGCACGCCGCTTGTACGTGGAGCCCTTCAGGTCGTACTTGAGGTGCATCCGCACCACCCGCGGCAGCACGTTGTTCATCACCACCACCCGGATGTTCTTCCCCCCCGACTGGACGCAGTACAGCCCGAAGAACTTGGGCAGCAGCGTGCGGGGGTTCTGGTTCAGGTTCTacaggagggagggggggttaggggGGGGTGAGGGTTAACCAGCAGGAGAAAGAACCTAGGATCACATCTGAAGTGAGAGTTGAGGAAGTTTAAGAGCAAATACCTCCCTAAACCTGTGATCATTCCATAACATAAGTAATTCAGACTATTAATAACCGTGCTGTCAACatatactttacattctattcTTAATGCTGATGAATAATTTATTCCGCCACTGCGAAGACAACGAAGCGCCTGATGTGCAGGTGTGTGATGgggatgaaatgacattttccgGTCTTTGAGAACGACCACCAGCCGGCGTATGAACAGACCAACCACAAATCCGGGCCGTTGGCACGGGCTGGGATTACCCACCAACATTTTCACTTTCaccaaattaataaatattaataaataacaaaatatacgccccccccccccaaaaaaaaaatgcccttAAATGACGGGTGGGTGACAGCGTGACCAGCTGGTGAAAAAGCCTCCCACTTTTAAGCCGGATTTCTAAAGACTTTTTAAAATAGAAAACTGTATTTAGCGCAGGATGTGTGAAATGCCATCTGAATAACAGAGGCAGTGCTGCAGTGAGGGTGAGATTCCGCACTATTAGAAGCTGCTAACGGAAACACTGTGCTAATTAAAACCGAGCTGTTTGTCAGGGAGGTTATGCACAATCACCGTGCAGGTTTTCATTCATTCAAATGCAAAACAGCGGCAACCTTTAGGCGAAGAAGGAGTGGAAAGTATACAGGCACCGTAATTCATCGTCAGACAACTTCACAGGCAGACGGGGTTGAGGTGGAGACTCACAAAGGGACCAGCAAAGAACCGAGGCTGAGAGGAGGCAGTGCGGAGGCTGAGAGGAGGCAGTGCGGAGGCTGAGAGGAGGCAGTGCGGAGGCTGAGAGGAGGCAGTGCGGAGGCTGAGAGGAGGCAGTGCGGAGGCTGAGAGGAGGCAGTGTGGAGGCCTCCTTTCCCTCTGATCTCTCAGGGCACTGTGGTGCCTCAAGCAAATTACACGTTTGCTGATGTCTAGATCGTTCATTATTAACAGCTTTATTAGCCCTTTGTAAGTCTACACCTAAAAAAACGAATCTCTCAATTAATTATTAACCAGCCAACAATGCATAACAATGGATCCCAGAATAATGCCGACTCATAAATAGGAAATCAGTCATGCCGTAAGCCAGTTAGTTCAAACCGATAAACAGATTAAGTCACACAAGAAAAGATGTATGGCTGGCCCACAAACCCACGAGGTGTGCACAGCGCCTACTAGAGTTTGAGATGGGGAAATACAGGTGCTGGGGCTCCAGGACCAGGATAGGTAGCCCCCCTTCCGAACCCAGGACCCCGTCGTCCGGGGGAAGAGCAGGAAACCGAAGGAAGCGAATGAGACTATAGCAGAGAGGAAAGGAAGGGAGACAGGGATGGAGAAATGAAGAGATGGAGGAAGGAGCATGGAAGTGAGGGAGATGGAGAAAGAGCAGCTTCTGTGTCTGTGGGCACAGCCTGATCCCCAACAACAGCCGGGTTCTGGTCTGCAAGCTCTCGGTTCCTGCACACATGGACACGCCCCTCACTAAATAATCTCCGGCCCGGGAAGCGAGCAGCCAGCATGAATATCCATGCTCAGCCCCCAGGACGCAGCAggacggggaggggggcacaagcAGGCTCCCAAAATAACTCTGTTTGACGAGCCTCTCAGAGTGTGACGGGCAGAATTAATCAGCCTTAAAGTGAAACGTCCCCTATCCATGCCGACCCTGACAGGTCACGGCACTTTATGGTCCTGGGGGGTACCACTCACCATCACTGTCCGGGGGGCGTGGCCAAACTCACCATATAGTAGCCGGGCAACAGCTTCTGCAGGAATTCAGCCTCCTTGTGCATGACGGTCTTGATGATGAACTCGTCATCCTTGGTGAGGTAGAAGACAGAGCCACTGGCCCCAGGATTGGAGAGCTCGATCAGCGGCTCATTACACAGGGAGTActgcaggaaggggggggggggggggggtagaggtaGACAGGATGATTAATTATGGGGGGGAGTGGGGTTTAGCAAGAGAGAGTTATAATTAAATGTAGAGGTATAACCATGCAGCTTACTGGGGGCTGGACAGCACCTTCAGATTTAACAGTGATCCCAGTATAATATGGAACTTTTCCACTGTAACCACAACCTGAGCCGTTCCACTGCCATCACGTTCCGAGTCGGACCACTGATGTACCCAAGCTAGAccgtaatgcaaatttacacaagCTAATGCTAATTCTGCTAGCGTCTGCTGCTAAAACAACACGGTTTTTCCTCACAGATGTgctaacggaaattagcatgcCGTAAAAATAAAAATCGCCCTTAgcaaatcatgatgtacaccaTGTGAACAACAAATGAGCGTCTCTTCGGGTTCATGTCACTGTCGCTCTCTAAACCCAGCGACGCCTTTACCGAGCCGAccattctgcagtggaaaaccaaagtgAGCTGGAACTGCACTGTAGCTAGTCTCTCTTCGCGGTATGGCTCAGTTCCTACATGCCAGTGGGAAAAGGGCCAAAAGGTGGGAAATTCTCCAGCGTTTGCTATGAAACAGAGAGGGCGGCAGCCAGGGTGCCTTTGGCAACGCCTGAGAATTAGGCACAGGAGTCACCCGCGGACACAGAAGGATTTATAAGCGAAGGACTCCAAGGGCTCCTCTTCCTGAAGGAATCAACCGTGGACGACTTCCAGAGCTCCGTGTGCTACAAGATGACACCCACATGCACGAAGGGGATTTTCCCAGGGGTGGGGATAGTCAGTAGGCACATGGACCCCCCACCCTTTGCGGGAGGACAGTgcagccctcctgctcccacTGCTTACAAGCTGCACCTCCAGGTGACCCCCACTGGCCCCTTACCAGGTAGTCGTCGGGCCGAATGCCGAAGAGCTCCCGGAAGTAGCGGAAGGCCACGGGGGCGTAGGTCTTGAAGCGGAAGTCGGGGAAGTGATGAGCTGGGGTCAGGTTGCTGCCCTCACTGATGGGGGGAGAGAGTGCGGGACCATCAGTAGAACACTGACACAAGCAGCGGCCTTCTTGCCTGCACACCTGAAGCCGTTTTAAATTAGTCCTCATAACTATACCTACTCTGTACAGTCCTGCCTCTTGAACGATTGAATCTGTGTTTGTGCATCGCTCCATTATTCTATATAAAACTTTCTCTTCCTGTTAacctgatgtcacttcctgtccatCATGCATCTATGTCTATAGACCATCACAGCTACCTGCTACCTTTATATTTAGCATGTTTTGCTTGAACCATTTGACAGCAAAACTAAATGGCCAAATAACTCTACAAGTCATTAGCACATTCCCTGTAATACAGAGCACGGTCGCTAATGATCGGTGCTCATGAAGATACCACAGAGACGAACTGCGTTGCCCTGGGTCACCTGGGGAAGAAGATGCTCTCCACCACGTAGAAGTCTTGCATGAGAACATCTCTCTCGGGTTTGGAGCTCAGGTTGCCCACAGTGTACCCGATGCCCAGCTGGATGGCCCCTTTTAGGGCGGAAGACGTGGTCTGTGAGGAGAGAATTGACCATGTGATCCATTCCATCATTACACAGTCTGGGTCACTGGCCttcagatgtgtgtgtttggggggggggggggggggggctacctaTCCTGGTCCTGGAGCCCCACCTTCTTGTAAGTGGTCTCCCCCGACGCGTCCACTCCCCGATGACCAATCCTCTTCCCTGGAGCAGTGGCGGAGAccagctggtggggggggcagaggtagACTATGCTAAAACCGGCAGACACTAAAACAAGGAAGTGCAGCTCAAGGCTCCACGAACAAGGACATGGGTTGCGGATTCACTCGACACGCTCCCAGGCAGAGCAGAGAGCATTATGGGGGATTGCAGAAGAACAGCCCTTACCTCTGTTATAACCGACTTCTTAGCTGTGACATCTGAAAGGAAACAGAAAGAGCAGATAAGATGAGCTGCCCGTAAACAAAGGCTGCATGCTGGAGATCTGCAGCGTGACTCTGAGCTGGGAGGCTGCTTTCGCTCCAAGACGACGGTGTACGGAGACGCCGGCGGCGGACAGGCAGGCGGGGATGGACCGAGATACAGCAATCCATCCACCCATGTCCTATATTCGCTTGCCCGACGCATGGTCACAGGTGTCCGGAGCCTCAGAAtctacgggcacgaggcagggaacaacccagaatgaggCGCCAACTGACTGCCCTCAGGTGGAATTAACAGGAAACACTAGGAAGGTTCCAGAGCCGCCCATATGGTGGGAATGTACTGAAATTATTACGAATACCAAGCACCTTTAAAAGGGGCCCAACAATTTAAAAATGAGCGAGTGGCATTAAATGTGTCCCCATTCTCCTTATCGATATCGAGTGTGTTTGCGTCTCATTCAGTCACTCAGGCTTGAAAGCCGACTGCCACCAGCTTTGGGGAGAAAAAGATCCAAAACAGATTAAAAGCACTGctttccccccccgcccctctctCTGACATCAGCTGTATGGTCCCTCATCAAGCGACAGGGGGCGGGACTTAGACAGCTATGCTGGCTACAGCCGCAAGTGACGAGGAGGCCGTCGTCATCGTGGCGTGACTGCTGGTCACCGCTCGCCTCCAAGCCCCATGGTGTGACGCCGCTTCCAGCGTCTCTCCTGgcaccctcccccaccaccacccccccacagcTGGTGATACGTCCACCTCATGCATGTCGAGAAGATCGGCTGGTCTCCGGCCTGCTTTGGCCTGTCGCTGCTCTGGTTCCAGCACCTTCCACCGCCTGTCACCTGCATCCTGCATTTCTTGCCAGTTAAAGCTCACATTCGATAGTTCTGAGAGACGCTTGAAAACATATTTAATCACCAGCCCATCTTGCTCTGCCTTCCCAACCAACTTATTTCTCAAAACAAGCTACTAGCCTCAGATATAAGGGgtataaacaccccccccccccgtccaccCCTACAGCTTAGCACCTCGGCTGACTACCAGGCTATTCACCTCAGGATGTCACAGGAAGCGACAGTGGCGAGAAAAGTTCTgcaggggaggtggggggtggttcTTGCAAATTAACGGCCTTATGTTCTAGACCCCAACCGGCCACCCAGCTCAATGCCCAGTCAGCAAGTTAAATTCTCCATTTCACACAGTCATACACGAGAAAACATGTCTGTCTTTGCCGGAAATTCACATGCATGACCGTGGGCCGGGTGCCGGATCAGCGCAGCAGATGCATCCGACACGGATCCGCACGCTCTCCCGGCTCCCCTCCCTCGTTTCCATGGCACCCCCATCCAGGTCAGCTGGCTGTTTTTTCCAGGCCACCCGTCTCAGGGAAATGACAAGGGGGGCCGTGGTCGGGCCAAGGCGAGAGAGGGATGGCGAAAACCAAACCACGTCTGTCCTATGCTTTGCCCAAATCGACGGTTTTGTGGGACTTCTGGCCAGGCTGGTCAGTCGTGCTAAACATCTGAGGGTTTAACAGGAACCATGAAGGAGAATCTGAGAGGCAAGCAGCCTTCGCGACCACGACATTTCCTAAGGCCCTGGCAACGATTAACGGCAAAAAACCAGCCAGACTGGAGAATGACACGAAAAGCTCATGTGTATCAGCAGGAGATCTACAGCCACACCCCCTAGGCTCCTCCCCCTCAATGTGAGGCAGCTCAGACTCCGCCCATTAACACACTCCGCCAGAGTGTTTCCGAACTTGCGGCAGCAAAAATATACAGCGTATCTTACTTTTGCTTGCGGAAATATACTGAGAGAGTTCGCAAGCATTCTGTCAAAGGTATAGATCTTAAGAAACAGATCAGGCAGGGAACCAGCAAAAACAGGTTTCTCCTTCCGGACACATCAGCTTCGGAAATCGATACGGAGAGGCTGTAACATGTGTGGTTAGCCTGACATTACCTGTCAAAACTGGGGCGTCATGACAGTGCAGGACCATCTCATATGAAGGCTGCGGTGGAACAAATGAGAGAGCTTCCAGTGTGTAATTCAAACGCTGCCGTATGGCGTTTCATTTCACAAACGTCCAACATCAAGGGGTGAGCTTTGTTCTCATGGCTCTCTGGGGACCCATTGATTACCGAGGCTTTTTATCCACAAAGGCTCTTTTAAATGGGCCTGAATGTAGATGCCACACGAATGTAGGCTGAATGCAGTTatggtaataaaaaataaaaatgttcccTCATTGTGATTTTGGGTTCTTAAGGCAAAGCCGTTCGCAGGTTTTACTGAACGTTTCAGAGCTCGGCGGCTCATACAATCCAGCGAAAACCTCCCTTACTCCTAGTTAGTGAAGGCGATATACAATAAAAACCAGCACTCACAGCAGAGTCCCCTTCGGGGCCCAAGCTCCAATACGAAAATGCTCTGGGAGTCAGTAGGAGCGACTGACAGCATCGTCTTAGAGGAGCTTGCAGAAGAGTAGAAGCACCACATCCGAGAGCCACACCCATCCAGCACCCGCAGGCAGCATCCCATCCTGATGGTGTCCAATAGGAAACCATGACAGTTCCCTAACCAAGCAGGATGTTATGGTGCTGTTCCGTTACCACGGTTACCTCAGCTGCTCACAGGACACATTGTTGACGCCTACAGCCACACCCCACACCCAGAAAACACTGAAAACCTGCCCCCTCAGCAAAACCATCGTACAACACACTGCTGCAGCGGAACAGTCGCCGAAATCACCCATCTACACGTATCTGGGCTGGAGAAAAGAAGAGAGTCCAGGAGAAAACTATAGAacgtgaggagaacatgcaaactccacacacagcgcaGGAGTCAAACTAAATGTAAAAACAAACAGAAGCCCCGTTTCGGAAAGTGAGCTGAATATACAGCTGCCTCAGACTGAAATGCGCACATCGGGACTCTCGTATTTTCCCTGAAACTCTCACTGACAGAAGCTTGAAGCCACAAGGCAGCACACAGCCAATAAATTTTCCTTAAGAGCAATTCTGGTAGTAATGAAAACCCATCtccgcttcccccccccccccccccccccggaatgtGTGGAATCGTAATTCAAAATCGGCCAGCACTTTGCACACGCCGTCACACTCAGCAAAGACGGATGTTACATCAAACAGCATCACCGAGCGCTTATCTCTGAGAACGCAGGGCCGTCCTTCATCACCACCGTAACAACACACACCATGTCACCGAGGCGAGCTTACATTTTATCCGCTTAGCAACAGCAGTTTCACCCAAAATCAATGCTCCACGCAGATAAACCAATAACACGTGTAGGTAGGTGCCCCAACACTGGGGAGATAAGCATTTAATTAACCTGGCACGTTTGCTGAAGCTCGTACATTAAATGCTAACGATACACACAGGCACTATCTACCATCAAGCACTTTGCTGCAGGAGATCACTGAATAACCGCAGCCCATTGTGAGAACAGAAGTGTCAGTTAAACATTTATTGCAAGAACTGCCCGCCTAAAACCTGCTAAGTTGGATAAGAAAGAAAATTTCACATTCTGCTGACTTGTCCTATGGCTGATGTCAGAATTATTGATTTAGTCCATAATATAACACTGTTATCGTCCAACAAGAATCACAATGAACATGAAAGCCCAGAGACTGTCAGAATCGCCATTACAACCCAGAATCAATAGGCCTGGACAGTCAGGGAGATACGGAGCCAGTTCTCTGCGTCTTATGCTAAGGCCTAACCTACATGATTTGAGCAGACACTTAAGGCAAGTTTCCACATACATCTGCACAGATGTTCCCCAAAAGCCTGCCAGACACTGCATTCCTTCTGAGCCTGGGCACGTAACATGATGCTCTCACTATACAATATCAAGACGGGAACACTGGCGAATCACTATGCAAAAGCACATGCTTCGGGAGGTAATCCACTACTGTGCTGGTTTTGATGGTTTCAAGTGGGTGTTCAACAGCTTTCACACCTGCCCAGAATTCTCGATTTAGATAATATTCTTAAAGTCTAAGAAGAATCGCAACGAACACGAAAGCCCACCGGCTGTCAGAATCTCCATAATTGGTTCCAAGATGACACAGACGTCTTTGGACGCCATCCTGGTCTCTCTGTCCAAACTCATCtttaaacttttgttttttcttaATGTTTTCACATTTTCTGTCACTTACAGTTACAACTGACAGTTGTAATTAAACATTCGCCCCTTACTTGTGCACTTTACATGAGCTACGCTGCACATATTTGAGTCTCCTTTATTGTTCCTTatgtattacatttttattatactGTTATTTTAAGTCGTATTGCATTTCATAAGTTCACTATCCAAATTCTCTCGCTGACCACCTtgcatttcactgcaggttATAGTCCAACTCTGCACGTGGCAAATAAAGCCCTTGAATCCTTGCCCCTAGTAGTCAGGGAACAATCCCCCAGCATTACTACAGGCTTGGCTGTCCTTCGTCACGGTTTGACTGCTTGCCACGGCCAGCTACCTCTGGCAGGCCAGCCTACGCAGCCTCACGCAGGGCTCTGCACTGGGAACTCGCCAGTTTTCTGCCTGTGCTCCGCATGCACATCCGCACCCCCGTGTTGTGGGGACGAGCAGCGGTGACGGACTCCCGAGGTCCGTTGCTATCTGGATGGCACCTAGGACAGGAGGATCACTGGAGATTACGGAAGCTCTCCAGTGGTCCTTCCCTTGGTGCTGGTGAAACGAGACACCACATATACATCTGAGGTGAGGTGCCGAGCTTAGACCGGAACACCTCCTCCATCTATGGGTCAGGTCCGATTACGTTTCAGCCACTTCCCAGTAGGTCTCTGTGCCAAACACCTGCGTCCTCAGTAATCACGCGTGCGCCGAAGATACCGATGCCATCCCTTAGTGGGTAACACCTCTGGCTGGATCGTACACATCCATTGCCAGGATACTGCGTCTGCAGAGGCCAGTCAGGCAGATGGCTGACGAAAACCGGTCCGGAAGAGCAGAGGATTGGCAGAGGCCGTGATGGGCTGGGATCGGGAGGTGCTGTTGCACGTCTGGCAGTCGCCATGGTGAGGGACAAC is a window of Brienomyrus brachyistius isolate T26 chromosome 15, BBRACH_0.4, whole genome shotgun sequence DNA encoding:
- the LOC125708373 gene encoding phosphatidylinositol 4-phosphate 5-kinase type-1 gamma-like isoform X3, which translates into the protein MEAAGEAAASRSKGGERRPLPGVAAPDETDAVIAVSQGSDAVDIDVTAKKSVITELVSATAPGKRIGHRGVDASGETTYKKTTSSALKGAIQLGIGYTVGNLSSKPERDVLMQDFYVVESIFFPSEGSNLTPAHHFPDFRFKTYAPVAFRYFRELFGIRPDDYLYSLCNEPLIELSNPGASGSVFYLTKDDEFIIKTVMHKEAEFLQKLLPGYYMNLNQNPRTLLPKFFGLYCVQSGGKNIRVVVMNNVLPRVVRMHLKYDLKGSTYKRRASKKEREKARPTFKDLDFMQDLPDGLMLDVDTYGALVKTLQRDCLVLESFKIMDYSLLLGVHNMDLAEREPEGGGSQDVGDEKRPITQKALYSTAIESIQGGASCGESVDTDNTMGGIPAVNGKGERLLLFIGIIDILQSYRLIKKLEHTWKALVHDGDTVSVHRPNFYADRFFRFMSSTVFKKNSSLKSSPSKKGRLALTVPKYPGPGAAWSASQLPCEQDEKMYDLRGAHSFPTLENEVRPDLLPCALPSFEEAMMASAATTLSSTTSLTNPERSPPDAERLRYRAQEEPGVREEDQQTITVEVETQRPSSELTISTPAASPETSQPPEAQAQAEAQAASAPDTSAPAPSSPRVTEEPDVTSQLSECASQASAEGEDDVPISDIFIPPEDSWVYSPLHYGTESWSMSDRDRESVSAWAFLHASCP